The Pseudonocardia sp. EC080619-01 genome segment CAGATCCTGCGCCGCCACCACCGGCCGAGCCTGGCCGCGTGTGACCGCGCCACCGGCGAACCGATCCGCCGCTACGAACGCGCCCGCCCTGGTGAGCTCGTCCACGTCGATGTGAAGAAACTCGGCCGGATCCCCGACGGCGGTGGGCACCGCGTCCACGGCCGCGCCGTGGGACGGGCGAACCAGGCCCGAGCCGGCGGCCGCGGCTACCTGTTCCTGCACACCGCCCTCGATGACCACTCCCGGCTGGCCTACACCGAGACCCTGCCCGACGAGAAGGCCGCGACCTGCGCCGAGTTCCTGCGCCGGGCGCACGCCTGGTTCACCGGCCACGGCGTGCACATCGAACGGGTCCTCACCGACAACGCCTGGTCCTACCGCAAGAACACCTGGCGCCTGACCTGTCACGACCTCGACGTCGGGCGCCGATTCACCCGGCCCTGGCGCCCGCAGACCAACGGAAAAGTGGAGCGCTTCCACCGCACCCTGCTCGACGAATGGGCCTACCACCAGCCCTATGGGTCCGAGACCGAACGACAGATCGCGTTCGGCGACTGGCTCGACTGGTACAACTTCCACCGACCCCACACCGGAATCCGCGGCCACGCACCCGCCGACCGCGTCACCAACCTCTCCGATCAACAGATCTAGCCGAGCGGTACGAGGAGCAGGACGCGGCGGTGCTCGCCACCGGGCGGCTGCTGCGCCACGAGCTGGAGCTGATCCGGCGGGGGGGACGGGAATCCCCGGCTGGTACCTCACCACCAAGCTGCCGCTGGTGGCCGAGGACGGTGCGGTGCTCGGTGTCGTCCGCGTGTCCGAGGACCTGGGCCGCAGGGTCGCCGACGACCCCGCCATGCCGGCCCTTGGCCGGGTCGTCGAGCTGGTGGGCAGCGTCTGAACCGGCCACCGTGCGTCGAGGAGATGGCTGCGGCCGCCGGCTGTTCGGTGTCGGTGCTGGAACGCCGGATGCGTCGCGTGTTCGGCCTGGCCCCGACCCAGTTCGTGCTGCGCGCCCGGATCGACCACGCCCGCGCGTTGCTGGCCGACCCGGAGCGGTCGCTGGCCGGGATCGCGCTGGCCTGCGGGTTCCATGACCAGTCGGCGTTCACCCGGCAGTTCGCGCGGCTGGCGGGGGAGACCCCGGGGCAGTACCGCCGGAACCTGGTCTGAGGAACCCCGCCGGGGCGGCCGAGGTCAGGGTGGAGTGTCAGGGGGCGGTGCGGGCGACCATGTCGCGGACCGTGGCCAGTGTCCGGTCCGGGAACTCGAGATGCATCGCGTGTGTCGAGCCCGGCCAGGTCGCGAGTGTCCCGCCGAAGCCTTCGGCCAGCCTCCGGTGACTGGCGTTGACCCTGCCGGCCTTGCGGTCGGCGGTTACCACGACGGTGGGCACGGCGCGGAGGTCGGTCTCGCGGAAGCGCTCGGCCGTACGCGCGAGACCGCGTAGCGACCGCCGCAGCTGGGGATGGTCGGTGTCCGCGAGGCGTCGATACGTATCGACGCAGTCGGGGCGGAACGGACGGCGTCGAATCGACCTGTCGATGAACCGGAGCGTGGCGTACCTCAGCAGCAACGGCACGCCGGGGAGACGGGCGGCGGCGGCGACCGTCCCGTAGGCGCGTTCCATCCGCGCGGCGACGGTGGGTTCGTTGATCGGGGTGGGGTCCAGGAGGACGAGCCCGGCTACGTCGTCGGGGTGGTCGTGCGCGAGCGATGCGGCGGCGGCGCCACCGAGGCTCTGGCCCACGACGACGACGGGGCCGGTCTGCAGGTCGGTGACCAGGCGGTGCAGGTGCGACGACGCCTCGGCGAAGGTTCCGCTCTCGGTGGAGAGCCCGGTCCCCGGGCGGTCGTACTCGATCACTCGACAGCCCGGCTCGTCGCGCAGTCCCTCGACGAGGCCGGGGAAGAAGTGGCGACTGGAGGCGGCACCTCCGGCCAGCAGCAACACCGTGGGGCCATCGCCGTCATGGACGTGGACGGTCTCGTGCATCAGCACTCCTGTTCGTGGGATCGAGCGGTGTGGCCGAAGTCGACGCGCCGCGGGGCGCTCGTGGCGGGTGTCAGCGGCCCAGCATGCGTGCCGCGTCCTCGGATCGGGCGAGGCTGCGCAGCAGGGCTGCTCGACCGGTCTGGTCGATGTCGTCGGTGAGCGCGGTGACGGCGGGCTCGCCGCCCTCGCGCAGGCGCTGGAACAGCGTTCGGTGCAGGGCCGCCATCGCCGCCGCGTCGAAGTCGGGGCGGACGAACGTCAGCAGCAGACGCAGCTCGTCCTCGCAGCGTCGGTAGCTGTCTATGAGCAGTGGGTTGCCGGACGTGGCGACGATTCGTTCGTGGATCGCGCTGTGCGCCATGGTGAGTTCGCGCCACGCGGGCGGCGTGCCGCGTTCCGCGATCGCCTCCAGGTGCTCGACGGCGGCCTCGACCTGCGAGAGGTCCGCATCGGCGGCCTGGGCGAGCCGCAGCGCCCCGAGTTCGAGCACCTTGCGGTAGTCGAAGAGCTCGTCGATGCGGTTCCTGCTGAGCGGGGCCACGCCGACGCCGCGATGGCGTTCGTGGGTGACCAGACGGGAGTCGACCAGCAGGCGCAGCGCGGCACGGATCGTGTGCCGGGCGACGTCGAACCGCTTCGCGAGGCTCTCCTCGCGGAACCGGGTGCCGACCGGGTGTGCGCCGTCGAGCAGCTCGTCGCGTAGCGCGGCGGCGACGCGCTCCGCTGCGGTTCCCGCGCCGTCGTCCCGGTGGATGGTTGCGCTCATGTCTGCACCTCCATATTGTTCCACAATACAGGTCAGCGATTGATGAACAGTTTGGCGCACC includes the following:
- a CDS encoding GntR family transcriptional regulator, yielding MSATIHRDDGAGTAAERVAAALRDELLDGAHPVGTRFREESLAKRFDVARHTIRAALRLLVDSRLVTHERHRGVGVAPLSRNRIDELFDYRKVLELGALRLAQAADADLSQVEAAVEHLEAIAERGTPPAWRELTMAHSAIHERIVATSGNPLLIDSYRRCEDELRLLLTFVRPDFDAAAMAALHRTLFQRLREGGEPAVTALTDDIDQTGRAALLRSLARSEDAARMLGR
- a CDS encoding IS481 family transposase gives rise to the protein MTPTGRLRLARGVVDQGWNLRRAAERFQVAHTTAARWAGRYRHGGEQAMSDRSSRPHHSPRRTSRVVEVEVLRLRDAHKIGPLRIADRVPVAASTVAQILRRHHRPSLAACDRATGEPIRRYERARPGELVHVDVKKLGRIPDGGGHRVHGRAVGRANQARAGGRGYLFLHTALDDHSRLAYTETLPDEKAATCAEFLRRAHAWFTGHGVHIERVLTDNAWSYRKNTWRLTCHDLDVGRRFTRPWRPQTNGKVERFHRTLLDEWAYHQPYGSETERQIAFGDWLDWYNFHRPHTGIRGHAPADRVTNLSDQQI
- a CDS encoding helix-turn-helix transcriptional regulator, coding for MAAAAGCSVSVLERRMRRVFGLAPTQFVLRARIDHARALLADPERSLAGIALACGFHDQSAFTRQFARLAGETPGQYRRNLV
- a CDS encoding alpha/beta fold hydrolase, with product MHETVHVHDGDGPTVLLLAGGAASSRHFFPGLVEGLRDEPGCRVIEYDRPGTGLSTESGTFAEASSHLHRLVTDLQTGPVVVVGQSLGGAAAASLAHDHPDDVAGLVLLDPTPINEPTVAARMERAYGTVAAAARLPGVPLLLRYATLRFIDRSIRRRPFRPDCVDTYRRLADTDHPQLRRSLRGLARTAERFRETDLRAVPTVVVTADRKAGRVNASHRRLAEGFGGTLATWPGSTHAMHLEFPDRTLATVRDMVARTAP